CAACCACCTGTACTACCCGAGCCGCCGCCAGCCGAGCGCCGCGTTCCGCGCCTTCCTGGAGGTGATGCGGGCCTGAGTGCCCCGAGGCTTGGGGGCTTGGGGGCTTGGGGGCTTGGGGGCGGGGTCCGCCCGCAGGAAGCGCGGTGCATCGAGCCCGCGCTCGGGAGGTACGCGGAGCGGCCCCGCCTCGGCACCTGCTTGGCGTCGATCCGCCGTTGGCCGATGCTCGCCTCCCTCACGACCCAGCGGGAGGGATGCCGTGGCCAGGACCGAGAGGGAGAGGGCCGATTTCGAGACGGCGATGGGCGAATCCTTCGCCGACGCCATCTGCCCGCCCATCCCCTTCGAGGAGGCCTCGCCGCACGAGTGCTGCGAGGCGATCCGGAGCGCCCTGGGCAGGGAGGTGACGCCCGAGCTGCTGGCGCGGCTGCCCGAGGCGCGGCTGGCCGAGTTGTCGGAGTCCATCGGGCACTACTTCGGCACGGCACCGCCGACGGTCGCGCAGATCAGGGCCGGGCTGGACGCTACCCTGGCCCGGTGGCCCGCCCGATGAACGGTGCCCCGGCCCCCATCACCGCCCCGATCACCGCCGCCATCGCGAGGCGCACCGGAACAGCGGCGGGGTGGGCCGGCGCCCCGTTCTTGCCGCCCCCTCGTACCGGCGCCAGGATGTCATCGGGACATGACGCAGGGGCCGAGCCGCCGTGACCGACGAGCCGATCAAGGGGCCCGCCTCCTACTTCCCCTCGATCGAGAAGAGGTACGGGAAGCCGATCGCGGAATGGCAGGACCTGGTGCGCAGGAGCCTTCCGGCCAGGCACATGGAACTGGTCTCGATGCTGAAGAACGACCACGGCATGGGCCACGGCCATGCCAACGCGATCGTGGCGCACGTGCTGGCGGCCGAGAAGGGCTGAGCCGCCGCTCGCGGTCGAACCTCGATGGACCTGATGCCCGGCGGACCTGATGCCCGGCCGCCGCCGCGCACGGATTCCTGAGCCGCCACGCCCGACGCGCGCCTGAGGATCGGGAACCGGTCCCGGGCCGCCAGCGCCCCGTTCAGCGCCCCTCCGAG
This genomic window from Pararoseomonas sp. SCSIO 73927 contains:
- a CDS encoding DUF4287 domain-containing protein, with the translated sequence MTDEPIKGPASYFPSIEKRYGKPIAEWQDLVRRSLPARHMELVSMLKNDHGMGHGHANAIVAHVLAAEKG